The genome window GCGCGAAACCGAGCATACCAACCCTAACTTAAGCTATTTGGCTTGTTTGCAGCTGGATCTGATCCAATTACAGGTGCATACACGCATTATGCCTACTAATTTCgattttttgcaaaaaaaaaaaatcgGGTGCGTATGTGTACACTCATGCCATTTACTGGGTTCGCTTCTGACCCCGAGCAACCGTGTGTGTATACAGTCAGAAATGTCTTCAGTTGGGAGAAGCAATGGCACCAGGGCGGCGAATGGTGCAGCTGCCATCAGTACTTCCACGACGGAAGCAGGCTCAGCCGACGCCAGATTTCACTCCCAACTACTACATCAGGACAGGGTACATACACTACACGGCTCGTTGTTCCCTGGGCGGATGCAATCGGACTTGTGCTTTAGCTGCAGCTTTTGCCTTACACGCTTTAGATACGTGCACGACAGGATCGGTACCGGAATTTTTAGTAGGCCTTGACGACCTAGATTGGCAATTTGGCCCAGCCTTTGTTTACTCAGTACGAATTGTACTGCCCTGCAGTCGTTACTCGTTACACCTTGAAACTGGGCATCTTTACCAGCAATAATTTGGCTTCTGAAGTACTATATATATATGCTCCGTTGCTTCTATCAGATAACTTGTTCAGTTGGATTTTGCTTTTGCTAGTTGTAATGCACACGTTTTGCACTCCTCACATTTTTTTCCAGTGCCAGAGCACGGTTTTGCTTTTGCAATACCATTCCTCCAGAGCATATATGTACTAATAGGTTCTTGATTTTACCCCTCGATACACTCACCCATTTAAGTTGAAGTGGGGGGCAAAATAGCTTTTACTCCTGGATAATCCTTGCTTTATGATATTTTCCCCTTTTGAATACCTTTGGATTTGAGAAACACTAACATTTCGTATGTTCTTTTGCATGATTGCCTTTTATGCTTATTGTCATATAATTGTTCTCCCCATAATGATGGTAAAAAACtaaaaatatatatttttttgCATAGCAAGTATAGAACTATAGATAACTTGTCCTTTGAAATCTCTTTGTCACGTGCTTCCTTTTTATTTCTGAGGTGACAACTAAGTTATTTGCTTGGACTAACATGTGCTTCTACTATAAACAGCAAAGTAGATGGGCTGGCTGCTTTTCAGGCTTATCATGTTTCGGATCGCAGAAGGGCGGGAAAAGAATTGTTCCTGCAGCACGCACTTCTGATGGGAATGGATCAAATACTCGTGGAAATGGTCTCCAGTCTGGTGCCAATTCAAACCAAAATCTGCCTATGAATTTATCTCTTCTAGCTCCACCATCATCACCAGCATCCTTCTCAAACTCTGCGCTTCCTTCGACTGCTCAATCACCGAATTGCTTTCTGTCTGTATCTGCAAACTCTCCTGGTGGTCCAACGTCCAATATGTTCGCTGTTGGGCCATATGCTAATGAACCTCAACTTGTCTCACCACCTGTCTTCTCAACTTACACAACTGAGCCATCCACTGCACCGTTGACCCCACCACCTGAGCTGGCTCATGCAACTACACCTTCTTCTCCAGATGTTCCATATGCTAGATTTCTTTCTTCTTCTATGGGTATCAAAACTGCCAGCAAGGATCACAACATGCCTTTCCTATCAACAACCTATTCTGGTGGTTCAGGACTCCAGACATCTTATCCACTTTACCCTGAAAGCCCCTGTAGCAGCCTCATCTCACCGGCTTCAGTAACTCCGAGGACTGGTCTATCTTCACCTATACCTGAGCAAGAGGTTCCTCCTGCCCATTGGAAGACCTCTAGGTCTGCCTGCGACACGCCATATTTCAGGGCTTCGCCCATTCCCGAGCAAGAAACCACTGCACAATGGAAGACCTCTAGATCTGCTTGTGACACACCGTATGCCAGGACCTCACCAACCAATATATTTGGGCTGGATTCATCTACACCGAGAAACTATATGCTAGACAACAATTTCTTTCGGCCAGCGGCATCTGCTCAATTCTACCTGGACCAGGCTCAGCAGACATTTTCACATAATGGCGGAAGGGTCAGTGTATCCAGGGAGAAGCAAGGTGCCGATGAAATTGAAGCTTACAGGGCTTCATTTGGATTTAGTGCGGATGAAATTGTCCAATCTCAGTCTTATGTGGGAATACCGGATGCAGTTGATGAATCATTCAGTATATCACCATTTGGAAACAATACTCCAGCTACTGAGATCTGCCCATTCAGTGATCTGCCTAATGAGGTGGATAAATCATGTGCCTACGCGAAAGATGACACAAGCCCAAAGAAATCAGCAAACCAGCTCTCCACTGATTCTCCAAACAAAGTTCTGCGTTTGGACGTGTTCAAAGGTAACATTAGAATTTTCTTGCTACTACAGGAAACAATAATCTGCTGGCTTGAAATACATACTGTAGGCTGATTTGTAGACAGATTATAATAGGAACAAATTTGATATGCCCCTACTATTGTTGTCTTTTGTGTTTCCGCAATTTCTTACTGTGTTTCTTTTTT of Zea mays cultivar B73 chromosome 8, Zm-B73-REFERENCE-NAM-5.0, whole genome shotgun sequence contains these proteins:
- the LOC100278743 gene encoding hydroxyproline-rich glycoprotein family protein isoform X1, translating into MSSVGRSNGTRAANGAAAISTSTTEAGSADARFHSQLLHQDRQSRWAGCFSGLSCFGSQKGGKRIVPAARTSDGNGSNTRGNGLQSGANSNQNLPMNLSLLAPPSSPASFSNSALPSTAQSPNCFLSVSANSPGGPTSNMFAVGPYANEPQLVSPPVFSTYTTEPSTAPLTPPPELAHATTPSSPDVPYARFLSSSMGIKTASKDHNMPFLSTTYSGGSGLQTSYPLYPESPCSSLISPASVTPRTGLSSPIPEQEVPPAHWKTSRSACDTPYFRASPIPEQETTAQWKTSRSACDTPYARTSPTNIFGLDSSTPRNYMLDNNFFRPAASAQFYLDQAQQTFSHNGGRVSVSREKQGADEIEAYRASFGFSADEIVQSQSYVGIPDAVDESFSISPFGNNTPATEICPFSDLPNEVDKSCAYAKDDTSPKKSANQLSTDSPNKVLRLDVFKGTKGGHQSEDECIRKDGHLFRKTADEISLKPIEVRKKSLPGHSCSDAEIEYRRTRSLRDANGVLSRRSALARQLH